A stretch of the Branchiostoma floridae strain S238N-H82 unplaced genomic scaffold, Bfl_VNyyK Sc7u5tJ_1585, whole genome shotgun sequence genome encodes the following:
- the LOC118408441 gene encoding tripartite motif-containing protein 2-like, whose amino-acid sequence MSPENVAPERIVFGGDGASPGNFSDPSGVAVSADNEIVVADVHNRRVQVFSMEGTFLRLFPAALPGTAAVSGTEDQLMYPTDVDIDQQGHVWAVGVVSFPSSGVSVVRYRDGLPVAMFAVERAAWYPKIAVDARSGRIIVGAASEVLMFQPDGSFDRSFKTGDSGISYITTDLQGNVIMTDISTSVKIYNQAGHRILTFPTNGKPLGVCTASRGHIIVGDMARGRVEVFTGAGEFVRTAANVTNPWAIAVGPTGDLVVTNAYDNIVTIFPYRIAFHSK is encoded by the exons ATGTCTCCAGAAAACGTCGCCCCTGAGCGAATCGTGTTCGGCGGGGATGGAGCGTCGCCCGGAAACTTCAGCGACCCTAGCGGCGTGGCCGTGTCAGCTGATAACGAGATAGTTGTGGCTGACGTGCACAACAGACGTGTGCAGGTGTTCAGCATGGAGGGTACCTTCCTTCGCCTGTTCCCAGCTGCACTGCCAGGCACTG CTGCAGTGTCGGGCACAGAGGACCAGTTGATGTACCCTACCGATGTGGACATTGACCAACAAGGGCACGTGTGGGCGGTGGGGGTGGTGAGCTTCCCTTCCAGCGGCGTGTCTGTTGTACGGTACCGGGACGGCCTGCCAGTTGCCATGTTTGCCGTGGAACGGGCCGCGTGGTACCCGAAGATCGCCGTGGACGCGCGAAGCGGTAGGATAATTGTCGGGGCTGCGAGTGAGGTTCTGATGTTTCAGCCGGACGGCTCCTTTGACAGGAGCTTCAAAACGGGGGATTCAGGCATATCCTACATCACTACAGACCTGCAGGGGAATGTCATCATGACGGACATCTCAACCAGCGTGAAG ATATACAATCAGGCCGGACATCGCATCCTGACCTTCCCCACGAACGGCAAACCCCTGGGCGTGTGTACGGCCTCCCGCGGGCACATCATCGTGGGGGACATGGCCCGCGGGCGGGTGGAGGTGTTCACAGGCGCCGGGGAGTTTGTACGCACCGCCGCTAACGTCACCAACCCCTGGGCCATCGCCGTGGGGCCGACCGGAGATCTGGTGGTGACCAACGCGTATGACAACATTGTGACGATCTTTCCTTACCGGATAGCGTTTCATAGCAAGTAG